A region of the Babylonia areolata isolate BAREFJ2019XMU chromosome 10, ASM4173473v1, whole genome shotgun sequence genome:
gtttcagtttccaactTGAAGAAACTTACACTACCCTGGCTGTACCCCATGGATTCACAGAAAATATATTAATTCATGTTTATACAGGAATATGATAATCAAACGAAATTATGAATAAACAAGATGTAACCATGACAAGAAAACTGATGCAACAACTGTCCAAAACAGTGGTACaagttacaaacaaaaaaaacaacatcagtgGCCTATTCACATGACGCTTTGCCACACATCACGTCGTAGCCTGAGTTTGACCGGGGGTAAAGCTGGCTGCGGGGCACACCACTGTGACGGCTCAGCAACCTGCCCGGATGACCTGGCCACTGCCCCTGGAGAAGGTCCAGCCAGAGACCTGTGAGGTTCTCCTGTATCACAGCCTGGCCTCACAGCGTCCGCTTCTCTCTGTTCACTTTTCACATAGTAACCACTGCACGCGCTCTGTTTCACCTTGCGCGCTTCTCTGGGTTCAATCTTCACAAACCGTGACTTTCCGTCCTTCTCCAGAGTCTGATAGAAGTCCATCCGTCTGTCGTCGTCTGGGTGTTCTAACTTTATACACAAAGTTATCggctcttttcgttttcttttctttggtctaACCTGCGACATGCTGGCAGGGATTGCACACTCAGAATTGTTCAAGGCCGCGACCGGACCACAGAAAGGCAGCAGGGGAACAGAGGAGGAGGACTTGTTCAGTTCCTGGTCCGACTCCTCTTCCCCGAGAGGAACAGGGGTTAGTGAGCACGGCGGGTTGGGGGAAAGGTAGGGTGCCTGTCGCTCCAGGACAGGGGGCTCGTGGAAATTGTGGTTGGAGTCCAGCGACttgtcacacacatcacccgTCATCTCCCCCAGCCCACTGTCATCATTGTCCAGGTCCAGGGCCATAGGAGAGTGGTCCACGTTGGGGTGACCTACAAACTCCTCAGCCTCGTTCAAGAAACTTCTCTGCGCTGCCTCTGAACACAAGTCCCCTCCCTCTGCATCCTGCTGGGCCGAGCAATGGCGTGGTCGTAGCCTTGGGCTTTGGCGTACTGGTTCTCTATTCAACGACTTGTTCTTCAGAGGCGACCTTCCGTTGGGCTGCGGAGAGTATGAGCCATGGCACTCGGAATGGACGGAGTGTTTGGGTGGGGAACACAACACTGAGGGCACAGTGGTGCTGCCTGCAGCCAGGTGAATGTCCTGGTCTGGGCAGGTGTTTGGCACCAACCGGGGTGGTGGTCTTTCCGCCCCATCAGGGTCTGACCACAGCTGGCCCTCTTCCGGCCCCAGCTCCAACCTCTTCTTCAAACGCTTCAGACTCAACTTGCTGGACCCTAACTGCCACTCTTTCCCCCGCCGCCTTGGCACACAGGGACTAGTCAGTGTGCAGTTTGTCTCTCTCGGGAGGGCCTCCCCTCCATGCTGTGTTGATAAGGCAACTGCGTTTGAGCTGCACTC
Encoded here:
- the LOC143286774 gene encoding uncharacterized protein LOC143286774, translated to MPSKNKLDRLKSKNSTRKFGTALRRSRMASQKVACNGGGRGTPATSMTPEELCRYDDVCTGLIIDPYMGFQTHKMNIRFRPFSNQSELKKIVEDFIVDQDYEKAHDRLLSSDPRRIGPLIKSEREQKLMRQHIFCFLKMFDKDAGFEIKPCQRYSAEENQGGKIVATKPWKKNEFISMLVGCIGELTPQQEKELLVCGQNDFSVMWSNRKKKSQLWLGPAAYMNHDCRPNCLFKPVGNTAYLQVIRDIVPGDEILLSYGESFFGVDNCCCECTTCEELKRGAFKPKEEEIVEENMDRLRQVPSRMSTRAERAMANGTATRSTSLQDNWNGRARRLKQHADLLNFQELKKRKITRYDAEIIIEGNSFLPEPLLSPSVSVLKESSLAASKTEVLSTEQGQLAQEKDIRTYSLKKECSSNAVALSTQHGGEALPRETNCTLTSPCVPRRRGKEWQLGSSKLSLKRLKKRLELGPEEGQLWSDPDGAERPPPRLVPNTCPDQDIHLAAGSTTVPSVLCSPPKHSVHSECHGSYSPQPNGRSPLKNKSLNREPVRQSPRLRPRHCSAQQDAEGGDLCSEAAQRSFLNEAEEFVGHPNVDHSPMALDLDNDDSGLGEMTGDVCDKSLDSNHNFHEPPVLERQAPYLSPNPPCSLTPVPLGEEESDQELNKSSSSVPLLPFCGPVAALNNSECAIPASMSQVRPKKRKRKEPITLCIKLEHPDDDRRMDFYQTLEKDGKSRFVKIEPREARKVKQSACSGYYVKSEQREADAVRPGCDTGEPHRSLAGPSPGAVARSSGQVAEPSQWCAPQPALPPVKLRLRRDVWQSVM